GAATAGGGAAGAATGCGAGACCGCGGGCGTGACTGCGCCCGTAGAGGAGGCTAGGTCTTCGTTTAGAGCTCCCGATTCCGCCCAGCCACCACACTTTGTGAATCCCGAAGCAGAGGACGTGAATGACCAAGATGATAGCATGGAGAAAATTGTGAATACGGAGCTTCAAAAGCCTGCTAGTTGGGCGAAGCGTGACGACTCAGCCAGTACAACTCCCCAAACTGTTATCATTCCGAAACGCGAGTCGGAGCATGATCCTTCAGAAGAATCGTCAGAGTCGCCCGACTCAGTCTCCGTACTAACAAACCCGTACGTGCCGAGCACCCCCAGGAACGAAGGCAGTTCTCGCGATCAAGAATCTCGCAAGGGACGAGCCTTGAAGTGGTACTATAAGCTGGCTCAGCCGTCGTGCAAGACTATGCATCGAATCATCGATAAAACCACGGGAGTTGAAGCCACCAAAGAGGACGTTGATCTTTTAAACTGGAACCACGATAGAACTAAGGTTCTTGAGGAGCCGGATGACCCAAATAGCGAGGAGAACCGACGAAAACGAGCGTTGCGATGGTATCATAGCTTGGCGGAGCCAACTCTCGAGACCATGAGAAAATGTGTAAATGAAACAAAAGGAATGGATGTTTCAAAAGACGATCTTGACCTGCTAAATTGGAATAAAAACAAAACGAAAGTATTGCCCGACGGTGAGTCCGACGCCGAGGCCTTAAACGACGCCGAAATGCGACGTCGGGAGGCTATGAGTTGGTACAAAAGACTGGCCAGTCCTACCCGGGAGACAATGCGTCGTGTTCACGATCAAACCTCTGGAATGAACATCGAGAAAGACGATATCGATAGTTTGCGTTGGAATCACGACAAAACTAAGGTAATCGAAGACGACATCGGACTATCCAATCATTCACAAAGTTCAATGAGATCCACGTCCTCTCGTGCAGAAAACGATCGTAACCGCTTGGAAGAGGCGCGCCGCCGTATGGAAGAAGGGGTACGTAGGGAAGCGGAACGTCAGGAAAAGGAAGTGGATCGTCGCCGTCTTGAAGAACGCAAGATCCAGGATGATATTGACCGGCGTCGACGTGATGCGGACCACAAGGCGAAGTTAGAGAATGATCGTACTGAGCGTGCAATTCAGGATAACAGTAAAAATGAGACGGTGCGTAGAGCCAAAGAAGTTGATGAACTTCGTCGCCATGAAAAAGGAGGTCTGGAGACCCCGGAAGCCAGGGAGGCCAAGAGTGAGGAGGCGGAGGAGACAAAAACGGACGAGCTAGTGGAGGCCAAAGCGCCAGATTCTGAACGTCCTGTGAAAGATGAGGAGAATCGTCGTCTCCGTGATGTTTTGGGAATGAATCGCAACGAAAGCGCGCAATTGAAGCAAAACAACGCACCGGGTCTTCCCGCAGCAAATAATCGAGCTAATTTCAACACGAAGGAAAGTGGACGCAGTCAACGTGCACGGAAGGATGAAACCGAAGACCAAAAACAAGAGCGTATTCTCCACATTTACGCTTGGTGGGCGCGCTTGGGACAACCAACTCGATCCGATTTTAAAAGACGCATGAAGACTGTAACTCCTGCGGACATGGTGCCTGATGATGTGGATTCTTTACCGTGGAGTTTTGACGGGAGTACCGTCATGGTGAACAGAATCAACAAGCTTGTGAATGCAAATCAGGTTGTCTGAAAACAGTTGTGTAATTGAAATGCTACAACAACAAACCGAGCCTCTCTCCCCCAACGGCAGTCGTAAGGAGCAAAACAAACCTCAGTAAAAAGTCAAAAAATAATACTTAGCATTACCTCGGCAATGTGAGATGCGGTCGACATTTTCCATTCATCGTCCTGTTGATGGTGTAAGCCGTCGGGAATTCGTTGTCATCGTTGCTCCAAAGTACGCCGCAAAATCGATCAATTGTGTACTACCACTGCCAAACGGTCGCGTCACAAGAGATCGTGAGTTTGGAGGACTCGGTACGCTTGCGTTGGCCGGGGGCGCTCCGGAGACTCTCCCTAGCCACAGAAGCAGGATCCACTGCGATTCCGTCCACGTAAGGGATCGATACACACCACCGATCCGACTCATCAACACGACTAAACTTGGTgcttgccaaaagcaaagataGTCGGCGTGGAAAAAGTGAATTCCCAGCGATAGCGACTCGATCGGTAAAGCGGACCCGTCGGACGATTCCTGTGATAGACCTGCGCACTGCTGCCCGTTGAGGTTTTCCCAAAGCCATGTCGAGTGAATGTTGGCTGGCTGTTGTCGCCAGTCCTGCCAGGTCTGCTGTACCAAGTGTTGCGAAAGAGGCCAAGGCATGATTCCGTCCGATACGAGCAGGACTCGTTCGGAGAGGACTGCTACTCCTTGCATGGCATCCCAGAGACTGATGGACGATGACTCTTTTTTATCGGATACGAGGACGAGGGAAACCTTGTGTGCTGCGTTTTCGTGCCACGCCCATAGACGCTGGGCGTAGACTGAATCATCGTTGTACGTTTGTGTACGGGGAAACGTAAGCGATTGTTGAGGCTGGAAAATGGTAATGTCGGCTACACTCTCGTCCAAGAGCCATTGTAGAACGTTGACTACAATGGTACGGAAATGTGCAGTGGCGTTTTCCGCTACGACCATTATGGAATAGGTGGACGAGAGCGCAATCGGGCCTGACGATGGATCGAGAATGTAGCAGTCCGTTCGGCTTTGATTCGAAACAATAGTGTCATTTTGTTGTGGCTGGTGATGATTCTGCAGGTCGGTCAGACTACCAAAGGGTAGCAAGCTAGGTGTCGTTGCACCTTTTCCTCGCAAACGCTGAGGTAGCGTTTGGTTAGACAACGTGTAGCGTTGGGCGCATTCGACCTGGCCTGTCAGAACAGTGCGCAGATCTCGCTGGATGCGGGCTACGACTTGCGTTTCGTTGGAACTGTTTTCCGTGAGTTGATGTTGATAAGGTCGATTGTGGTAGCGCGGGGAAAACTGTTGCTGTGATTGTGGATTGTACTGCAGCCATGATAATGGGGAGGTAACGACGGGGTTAAACGCTTGCGAATCGGGTAGACAACCGTGCAACCAAACGATATTGAGAACGAGCGCCACCACCGTTCCGCGGACGAGCCACGCAGGGGACGGTAGCGAGCGTGTATTCGATGGACGGTTTCTCGGACGGATCTTGGTTCCGCCGAAGCCTCCGCGACGCACGCAGTCGGGTGTCGATGCGGTAGGCAGGGCAGAGAGTGCGGGGTTACCCGACGACAGGGGTGCCGACAACGTGCGCTGCTGCATGCCGATCAATCCAAGCGTTGGCAATGCTATTTCTAGAAACCAGATCGATCTAGGTCTCTCAATTTCATGCTCGAGTATAACACGGAAATTGAACCACCCTGTGGTTGTTTGATCCCAAAAATGTGCTTGATAGTGTGAGTTCCAGACTAGCTGGAATGTGAACAAGGCGATGTCGAGCCTCCCAACCCAAAACTGCTCCGGGCGATGGTCTTGAACGGGGATGGGTTTCTCGGCTTATTTCATTCTTGTTAATTTGTCGTTTCGGACACTGCGCCGTTTCCCTCCAGTGCTCACTACATACACGACTACTTGTACATGTAAAAACAGAAattactgttactgttaattgtaAGAACATATCTGTCCCAGTACACCATACCTACGGTACTCGGCTTGTCTCTGGCGGACGCAGTACAGACTCTACATTCATGAGAAAAGGAACGAGTGCTCGACAGAGACAGGCAGCGACGCtgccttacagttagtgttCCATTACATCCAAGTCGCAAACCCTCCCGGGATCCTTTTCCCGAGCGTCCACAATTACGTCTCGCGTTTGCGCTGGCCCAACCACCCGAAATGGTCAACTTTCATTCGACGAGAATACCTTATGGAGTAGcggcttttctttgcttACATCAGATTACCGGCGCCTTTCAGGTATCATACGGTAATCGACGTTGGACTAGGCAATCTACCGTCGTGCCGAATAGCCCGGAACGCAGAGTAACTCTTCGCGTTCCTTATTCGCGATCGACGGTCCAACGTCTGCCGACGCCACTGCTACAGACGTACAGTGACGACGTCCTTTATGATGAGGACGGGGACGAAGAACCTCCGTTTCAGGCAACAACGGACTTGGTCGTCAAGGAAACGAGCTTGGTGTTGAAGCGGGTTTCGTGGTTCTCGTGGTGGTCCCAAATCATTCTCACTACGGTGTCGGCCGTCATCTTGTCCTTCTCCCGAAGTGTGGTGGGACGGAATGCCACGGTGGGACCCGTCCCGTCCTTTCTCCTGTCCGGCGCTGGTGTCCTGATATCCGCATGTTCCATCATTTGGACCTGGGGCAACGGTGCCCGTTTGTCCCGTAGACTGCTACGACGCCCAACAACCCGGTCGCAAGCGGCCGATATGTTCCGACGCGCCGTCCGGGTTGGCGTCACACTCAATCTGATTGGACTCCTCGTTACTCTTTTGGCGGCGGAAGAAATAGTCGGCGCCTTGGCCATCAAGGTTCTCACCAATCGCAACTTTGGTCCACAAGCCGCGCTACTCGGGTCGGTTGAAGGACAACTACAACCTTTGGATATTCTTGTCGTACAAGCCAATACCAATACCTTGTTGAGTCACTTTTGCAGTCTCGTGAGCTTGTTGTATCTGAGTGACAAGATTCGCCAATTGGGTTTGCCGCCGTCGACCGCGGAGGTGCCCCGGCAGCGCAAACCGTGAGTAGCCTCGAACACTGGCAAATTCCTCTCTTGTTTTGAGTACGAGCTAGCTCTCCAGAACCAATACGACTACGCATGCATACTGTTAGAGTATAAGCTACCTCTAAGTATGCGCACTGTTTCCCTTCGACTACCGTAAGCCACTACTTGCAGTAGGGTTTTCAACACTTTGGGATTCTTGGGCATTTTTTATTTCATTTTTCCCGTGTGAAATTTCAAATTCGGTGTTTCCGTATTCCCCAGAGCAACGCACATACGGTGACACAGACCAGACCTGGAAAGAGATCGACCGAGCATTATCGCGTGCCGATCTTCAGTTTTTGAATTTGATTTAAGCATGGGTCTCTTACTTATTAAAGTTCTGTCTCCTGTTCACGTCACTATATACGAAAGCTGTATCGGAGAATTCTAGGGATAGGTCGTTCGCGTCGGCCTAGCAAAACGGCCACACAAAACGATCATTCTAACTTGCTGTGTACGATATCAAGTTCAGCGAGAGCCAGATAGCCCTGGTCATCTTGTGGTCCTTCTCCAACAAATTCTATCTGTTCGAACGCATCCTCTTGGACTACCATGAAGCCGAAAGTAAGGATTATAGATCCGGAGGAATTCCCCAGCGATACAGACGAGAACTTGGAGATCGTACCGCTGACTCCCCGAGACTCCGCGGAAACGACCGAGTCCTTTCATACGCACGCCACATCTTCGTACTTGCACTTCTTTCGATCTGATCAGCTACCTTCCGCTCGGTCGCATCGCTCCGAAACACCACTTTGTCCTACGTCTGAACAGCGGCATAGCGTGCTcctggacgaagaagaagacggaGAATACGAGGATTTGGACGACATAAGTCCCAGTCCCAGGAAATATGTCCCCACTCAGTACATGCTCAGTGAACCCCCTCGCCACAGAACCCCAGCTTCCTGTCGCTCGCTTTCTTCTGTATCTTCCGCATGCTCAGTAGAATCCTCCCGCCTTTCTATTTTATCTTCCGCCTCTCATCTTTTCGGAGAAAGTATTGTCAATTTTGACCAACGCGATATTGAGACAGGCAGCGTCGCTTCGAGCTACGTTTTGTCTCCAGGGCGCACGGTGATTTCACCCACATCCCGTGGTGCCGACAGAAATATAATTTGGTGGAGAGAAATGTCCGACAACCTGATTACGATCGCTCGTGGCCTTCGTGAGGATCTTCCCCACCTCATCGAAAGCGTCTGGCCCCGACATCATCAAACACGCCTTCCGCTCTCACCGCGTTCTCGAAATCTGGCCGACATTAACTTTTTAACTTCCCAACATAAATCCAAGGTGCAGGCGTTGGTCTTTCCGGAGGAAGAATATTTTGACTTTTGCCTGGTTTTAAAGCCACAGGAAACGTACGCCTTCTGGGCATCACTGTTGGACTTTCGGGTCGAGATCTTGGGTCAGGAAAGGGTCGATCAAATGAACGAAGCATTGGAATCTTCTTCGACTAATAATACTCGGTCCAACACTCCTTCTAGTGATCGTCCATCAACGCCTCGATCTTATTCTGACGATGGATCTGAAGCCAGGGATGTTGTCGACTCGGTGATTGCCACACCGCCGACTACGGGAATGCATCGTCGACGAGCCAATGTGACGGGTAAGTCACAAACTACCCCCGGACAAAGTACCAGTGGTTCTCCTATGCCTACACCTTACGAATCGGCTACCATGACACGATCCAAGATGTCTATGGTCTCCCCTGGTCTCTATAGTGTCGCTGATTCCAGTCGTGTCAGTCAAGGCATGACAAGGCTTTCCATGTTTGAACGTGCCATTCACAACGGTTCGTCTACCGCTTTTACCCCTGAGTCATGTCTGCGGCGCTCCAGCACAGTCGCCCTGGATAATGCGTTGGTGGAGAGCGCTACGCCCAATACCGTACATCGCCGTCGCTGGGGAAATCATACAGCGTCGCAGACACCGAACATGATGTCGCCTCCAATCCGTAGCTTGACGCGAGGAAGTAGCACAGTACGCCGATCGACCACAATACGTTCAACTGCCTTTCCGTCCAGTGGCAACGGTACAGAAATCACACTTGGGGTTGCTGAGAAAACGAGTCCACGTACTGTCAACGAGATTCGCATAGAAGACATTCCCAACCAAGTGATTCCTCGAGGCATTGCGGCTCATACCAATGGGATGCTTCACTTTCTTAGTGCTCTCAAACGAGGCATCGTAGTCCGCCGTCACCGACCCGGGAAGGAAGCCGTCTTCAGCAAGATTGTATCTAGCGATGGAGGAGATACCATTCAGTACATATTTGTCGAGAAGGAAGACGGCATGAACGCTTTCAAGGAACAACGGGTCCGTTACAACAACGTCTCAGCAGACGAAGTGGAAAATACTCAGCCCTGGAGCTATGAGCAGCACAGTTTAGAGTCGGACACTACCAGACCAAATCACGATTTTTCAGTGCCTGATTACGTTGCCGCTAAACAATACCGTGAAAAGATGAGGCGCGAAGAAGGTCTGAGGAAGAACGTCAAAACTCTGGCAACCAAAGTTGTGCGAAGCGGGGCGGCCAAGGCTGCGGATATAATTGCGGTTCATCCTGGCCAGCACGAAGATCCTCGGTCGTCTGAGAGGAACCTTGGTAGCACAAGTTTACGTCGGTCGAACTGCTCGTTCTCTGCTCCACACACGTTTTCACTGGTCCTTCGAACTTCCCAGTCTTTCGGACGTAATCGCGAAATGTCGCTTGACGAATGGGAGCAGAAATGGTATAGTGGTGAAGGAAATGAGTCGTTGTTCCGGTATGTTGATATTGAGGCCGCAACCAAAGGTGAATATTGGTTACTCTTTCGTGGCTTCTTGCTTCTTCATCGTGATGCCGCCGTTGGGCGCTTCGCCGAGCAACGTGCAGCAGGTATAGGTTCCCACTACAGTCGACTCGAGGTCGAACAACGTGAACAGGCTGATTTGGAAGCGCATAATCGATTGCATCGAGACGAATTCCACGAGCCGGTGACGGTAGGGTGTCTCGAGAAGCTGATTGTGAAGTGGCGACAGCTAGATACGACATATATGGAGGGGTTTACTATGGCAGGAGCCTTGCCACCGCCTTCCGACTATTTTCTGGGATTCAAATCGGCCGGTACCTCGATCTGGAGTCGACTTCGGCAGGCTGGTTTGGAGACTCAACGGGTGTATTCGCTCGACCCGCGACGAGTCCTGATCAAAGTGCGATGTCCTTCAGATCGTCTCATGGACGTGGCCGAGGTCCTCAAATTGAAACTTCGATCCAGTGAGGGAGGGTTTGCGCCGTTTAGGGAAGATATGATGGACATGTTTAAATCAACTGATGACTTGACGGAAACGCCACACATAGACAACGTCCATTCATTTCATTTCCGGTCCTCGATTCGGCAATCAATAATTGACTTTATTATTTCTTCGCGCATTCGAGATTCGGGTGCTGAGTTGGGCCAGACAACAGATGTTGGTAAGATGATCCAATCACGGGTACCATTGCACATGCGAGCCAAAGTCAATAGTATATATCAAACGTGGACGCACTTTTGGAAGGAAGAAAATTGGACTGGGCGCGATGGATGCAGTCTATCTCATGAAAGCTTTTCAGACACTTCGAAAGGTGTAGAGCACGATcgcttttcctttgtctctAAATCGACCTGTGATACGGAAAGTGGCGACTCTAGCGAGGCAGCGGTTCCGCATCTTTTCGTCCGTATCTTCAAAGGCTGTTTCTACCAGCCGCTCGATTCGATTGAGCAGTATTTTGGCGAAAAGGTTGCATTTTATTTCGCTTGGCTACAGCATACAGCCGGTCATCTTGTCTGGCTGTCGATATTCGGGTTCATCATGTTCCTTCTGCAAGTCGGAAGTGGTAGCTGGGATCACCCATTGCGACCGTTCTACTCTGTTATGGTCATGATATGGACTTTCACAGTGTTGATcaattggaagaagcgaGCCAACTACCTGGCATACCGATGGGGTACTCTAGATTACAAGGAACAAGAGACAACGCGCCCGGAATTCAAAGGTGACTATATGAGAGACGAAGTGACAGGCGAGTGGGTAGTCACGTATCCGAAATGGAAACGCTGGGTCAAATACTctatttcttttcctttgactCTTCTCTTTACTGCCGGCTCGTTAGTCTTGATCCTTTGGGTGCATGCCAATCGCGATCTCACGTTGGCCCGCTATCTTGATCAAAAGGCGAATCCTGGCTCCGAGAAATTCCAGTTCAATTTCGCAATTAGTGCTATTGGAAAGGAGGCCGCGATTACTGATGTTCAGCTAAGCAGAGAGCATATTTTGGATCCTACCTTCTGGTTTATAACGATTGGAATGCCAGCATTGCTTGGATTGTGTCAGCCTCTGCTTAATCTTCTTCTGATGAAACTATCGCTGATGTTGAATGACTTTGAAAACTATCGCACAGAATCCGAGTACAGAACTTATCTGATTATCAAGGTCATCTCGTTTCGCTTTGTCTGCTACTTTGCCCATTTGTACTACTATGCATTTGTTTCAGTTGGCTCAACTCAAGCGATTGAAAATGGAATTCTTCGTGTGGGAACGGGAGTCTTTGTCTACACTACAGTTGCTCATTGGTGGCAAATCTTTCTACAAATATATTTCCCGATATTAATTCGCAAGCTTCGCATGTACTACCGCGATAAGCGCCTTTGCGAAGAACTCCGTGATCTTGAACTCGACGAAGAGGAGGTTAGGGAAATGGCTTCTCGTGGACTACGTGTCAACTTGAAAGAACGACAGGTTCGCCTGGTAAATAAACGGTTATTGGTAGAACAGGCGCAAGACGACATTTGGTTGGAGGTCATGCTGCCCGAGCACAACAGTTTTCCCGAGTACATCCAAGCTGTTGTCCTTTTTACGTACGTCTCTTGTTTCAGTGCCGTGCTACCTATCACACCTTTGATTGTACTCTTTAACTACCTGGTGAGTATGCGGCTTGATGCTTTCAAAGTATGCAAAGGACGACGTAGGCCGTTGGCAGAGAAGACTGGGGGAATAGGCATTTGGGAACACGTGCTTCATATTGTTGCGGTTATTTCTGTCTTAACAAACTGCTGGATGATGGGCTTTACAAACGCGTTGTTCGTCAAAATTGGGGAGAGTATTGGAGAAGTGGGACTGTTTGCGATCATTGTCGTTTGGGAACACGTCATGCTTCTTATCAAATACGTCATGGAAACCTCGATATCTCCTCTTCCCAAAATAGTCAAGGACGCGATCAAGCGCGAACAGTTCGAGCTGGACCAACAGCGTAACACGTCCATGCGCCTACGACAAGGTCGCCGCTCTCAACACGATCGAGAAAGTGTCGGAGAAGATCGTACACAAGGTGTTTGGCGCAATGTCCCTTCTATAGGACGGGCTTCTGCTTTACATCCCATTCACTCTGAAGATCAGGAAAGTGTGCGCTCGGTTTCAAGAGCATTAAGTCGGGCCCCTACACTTGATTTGGGTGAATCCTCGATTGAACAGTCAATGATCGATTCCGTGCGTACACCAAAAGTAGGGAAAAGCGACGTTGAGCAAGGTTTGGAGAAGACTTTGTTCAGCGCCTAGAAATCGTATATTCGACTAATAGAGCTACTACATTGTGTATTTTCGAAAACTCATCCGTCTGCATCAAAATTTTCGCATCGCACAACCAACTGTACATTTAGAAATTGGTGTCGAAGCTACATTTCGCAAACGAGCCTCGAAGCGTAGCGCATTCTGCATAGAAAGGTATTCATGTTTCATTTGACCCATATGGATCCCTGAGACTTTTGGATAGTTGCTATAGGGAGTGGCAAAACGATGGAGAGGAGATCGTCAAGAGACCTGAAGACTATCACCGCGAATCCTCTGAATACTAGCTGGAAGGTTATCCCACTGTGATTCGAATTGAAAATTTTTCTGGACGTATTCGTAGAGCCTAAGATCCAAGCTGTTGATATTTCGAAGGTACTGTAATGTTTCACTGGTTAGAGACGTTCTCGAGAGTTTAGACGGGGAAGCGGCGTTGATTTTGGGCAAAAGGGTTCCGAGAGTTGCGTTTCCCGTTAGCATATGCGTCAGCAAGGGCAGCGTCTCTTCGCTCAGCAGATCTGTTGTTCCAATCCAGTCGAAGACTGACAAGAGAGGGAAGGTACGGAAGCATTCTTCAGTGTTCACTACGCGGCGACGATCCACTTGGCCGTTCCAGGTTCGATTCGAGGTGGCCGATTCGTTCTTTAAATGCCACAAGTTGCGCATATCGTAAGCTAAAAGGAGGCACTGATAGTTTGTTGGTGAGAGTTTGCGCAAATGTTTTTCCGTGGCGCTGATCCAGACGTGGGACCGCTCTTCTTGCGGAGTGCATCGTTTGAAAACGGAGCACGGTTGCGTGTAGAAGAAGTGAAAAAATGAGAGCGCAAAGTCGATGGGATCGCGGATCAGTGTAAAGACGAAGGTCGACACTCCTTTTTCGTCAGCTGCTTGCCTCAGTTCGTTCATCATCGGGAAGAAATTATCCAGTTTCGGACAGTAATTGTGAAATTCAAGGAATAAAGTGCTGCGATTCTCGGCTGGCAGCGACAAGTGCGCTTGGATGAGTGGCCAATATTGGTTCCACGATGTAAAGTCATTGATACGGAGCCATTGGACTTTGGGAAGATCCTTTAAACCGTTCAAAGTGGTGCCTCCCGTCTTGGGATAGTGCAAGAATACCATCACACCCCCGGCTTGGAAACTTGGTAGAAGACGACCAGCGTTGTTCGTGCTGCCGTTGCGCATGGATAGTACATCTCGTTCCTTCTTCACCCGAGTGGCAGGTACCTCTGATTTAACTGATACAGATGGAAGAATGCCTGTTCGCAGGGGGTCCGCTCTGTACGGGTGTGTTGGAAGAATGAGGTCATCTTTTAGGTGGAGCGACGAAATGTTGGGCGCTCGAACTGTATCTAGCTTCGATATTTGATGCtgctgcaaaagaaaagtgGCGACTGCCGCAAGCGTCAAACAAAACGCTTTGGTGAATGAAAATTGTCTTCTGTCATGGTGCTTTCGGAGCATCTTGGAAGCTTTCGCGCTTCTGTACTGGCTGTATGCGACGAGTGAACATTAAGCGGAATGCTCCATTGTCGGGGACTCCCATTTGGATGGGGAAGCGCCTGCCTATCTACGAGAGGGATTCGTATTATGCCTACGACACAGTTTGAATTCTCAACTATAGAGAGAAGAAGCCAGTTGTACAGCATGAATTGCTGCGAAATCCCGTACTATTAACACACAACACATTTTATATGGAGAACCTCTCTATATAGAGTACATGCCAATTTCTAAGGTTACTGGAGCTCGCATTCTTGCAGTTTTGCTTCTAGCCTCGGGATCTGGCTTTAGACTTGTGCCATTGTTATAGCTAAGTGTGCTTTGGAATTCCTCTGGAGACTCTAGAGAGCACTCCTAGAAAGGATCATGGGCAGCTCCTGTAGGCGTATTGGTGCGTTGTGAAACTGGTCCTCGGTCTCGCAACGTCGGTGAAACAAGAATCGACTACAAAGATATGTTGGAAGTGAAAATGCCCAAGTACACAAGAAATTGGCAAAGGCGAGCTAGTCGTGCAGTTGTGAGCGACATCGACTACTATAAACGTTTTGTGAACCAGATATTTTCGTGTAAAACCCAACACTCACAATCACTGTCATGGCGGAAAGACGAGAAGGAAAACATTTCTACCGGATATCCACTTGTCGTGTCTCCCGGACATATATACGATATGTCCTACATAGGAATATATCCGAGAGTTATCTTAGTTCGCTAGCTAATTCTGAACATGCCGTGGCTGCTGTGAACAAAATCTTTTGTTGTCATTCTACCATGGTATAGTCTCCAGCTAGTCATTTCCTGGTGCGACATGTATCGGTTTGTTAACGGAGACACGGTACAGACAAAAATATCGTTTACGAATTAAATAAAACCGAATCTAATTCTGAAGAGTAGATATACTTATCAAGACAGCCTGAGTGATTTCCAGAAAGCGGACCATGGCGAAACCCCACCGACTGGTTCCTTCTTTCGCACGAAATTCGGACGCCTGAGAATTCCGTCAATAAACCGGTATCTTTCAGGCAACACCCATACGGTGGGCCATCCTCATTTAGAAGAGCGGCACATGTTTACTTTGTGGCATCGCTCTCACCAACGATCATCGTCTCCAATTTTGCCCATGACTGATCCTCAAGTACTCGCCGCATCCTCGGCATTGTCGTCTCCCAAGGACTCTACGACCGACGCTATAGGCACTCATTCTAGAGGCCTCGTGCAGCCACGTCCGGCGTCAGATGGAAGCTCGAGCAACAACGGTATCAACGGAACTTCCGCATCAGGCGATGCCGCGGTATTCCGAGATTCCCCTGTCGCTCGCGTCTCTTCCTCCGGCTCGAATGGGAAAAAGCAAGCCGCTAAAGTCTTTAAACCACTAAGGACCGTCACAAGAAGACTCGCGGGACGCTTCTTAAAAACAGACTACGGTTCAACGGCACATTCGTTGGTGGAGAACGCCGAACGTAGTCGGTCCTCTCGAGGGCCATCCGTCC
The sequence above is drawn from the Phaeodactylum tricornutum CCAP 1055/1 chromosome 21, whole genome shotgun sequence genome and encodes:
- a CDS encoding predicted protein, which codes for MKPKVRIIDPEEFPSDTDENLEIVPLTPRDSAETTESFHTHATSSYLHFFRSDQLPSARSHRSETPLCPTSEQRHSVLLDEEEDGEYEDLDDISPSPRKYVPTQYMLSEPPRHRTPASCRSLSSVSSACSVESSRLSILSSASHLFGESIVNFDQRDIETGSVASSYVLSPGRTVISPTSRGADRNIIWWREMSDNLITIARGLREDLPHLIESVWPRHHQTRLPLSPRSRNLADINFLTSQHKSKVQALVFPEEEYFDFCLVLKPQETYAFWASLLDFRVEILGQERVDQMNEALESSSTNNTRSNTPSSDRPSTPRSYSDDGSEARDVVDSVIATPPTTGMHRRRANVTGKSQTTPGQSTSGSPMPTPYESATMTRSKMSMVSPGLYSVADSSRVSQGMTRLSMFERAIHNGSSTAFTPESCLRRSSTVALDNALVESATPNTVHRRRWGNHTASQTPNMMSPPIRSLTRGSSTVRRSTTIRSTAFPSSGNGTEITLGVAEKTSPRTVNEIRIEDIPNQVIPRGIAAHTNGMLHFLSALKRGIVVRRHRPGKEAVFSKIVSSDGGDTIQYIFVEKEDGMNAFKEQRVRYNNVSADEVENTQPWSYEQHSLESDTTRPNHDFSVPDYVAAKQYREKMRREEGLRKNVKTLATKVVRSGAAKAADIIAVHPGQHEDPRSSERNLGSTSLRRSNCSFSAPHTFSLVLRTSQSFGRNREMSLDEWEQKWYSGEGNESLFRYVDIEAATKGEYWLLFRGFLLLHRDAAVGRFAEQRAAGIGSHYSRLEVEQREQADLEAHNRLHRDEFHEPVTVGCLEKLIVKWRQLDTTYMEGFTMAGALPPPSDYFLGFKSAGTSIWSRLRQAGLETQRVYSLDPRRVLIKVRCPSDRLMDVAEVLKLKLRSSEGGFAPFREDMMDMFKSTDDLTETPHIDNVHSFHFRSSIRQSIIDFIISSRIRDSGAELGQTTDVGKMIQSRVPLHMRAKVNSIYQTWTHFWKEENWTGRDGCSLSHESFSDTSKGVEHDRFSFVSKSTCDTESGDSSEAAVPHLFVRIFKGCFYQPLDSIEQYFGEKVAFYFAWLQHTAGHLVWLSIFGFIMFLLQVGSGSWDHPLRPFYSVMVMIWTFTVLINWKKRANYLAYRWGTLDYKEQETTRPEFKGDYMRDEVTGEWVVTYPKWKRWVKYSISFPLTLLFTAGSLVLILWVHANRDLTLARYLDQKANPGSEKFQFNFAISAIGKEAAITDVQLSREHILDPTFWFITIGMPALLGLCQPLLNLLLMKLSLMLNDFENYRTESEYRTYLIIKVISFRFVCYFAHLYYYAFVSVGSTQAIENGILRVGTGVFVYTTVAHWWQIFLQIYFPILIRKLRMYYRDKRLCEELRDLELDEEEVREMASRGLRVNLKERQVRLVNKRLLVEQAQDDIWLEVMLPEHNSFPEYIQAVVLFTYVSCFSAVLPITPLIVLFNYLVSMRLDAFKVCKGRRRPLAEKTGGIGIWEHVLHIVAVISVLTNCWMMGFTNALFVKIGESIGEVGLFAIIVVWEHVMLLIKYVMETSISPLPKIVKDAIKREQFELDQQRNTSMRLRQGRRSQHDRESVGEDRTQGVWRNVPSIGRASALHPIHSEDQESVRSVSRALSRAPTLDLGESSIEQSMIDSVRTPKVGKSDVEQGLEKTLFSA
- a CDS encoding predicted protein produces the protein MLRKHHDRRQFSFTKAFCLTLAAVATFLLQQHQISKLDTVRAPNISSLHLKDDLILPTHPYRADPLRTGILPSVSVKSEVPATRVKKERDVLSMRNGSTNNAGRLLPSFQAGGVMVFLHYPKTGGTTLNGLKDLPKVQWLRINDFTSWNQYWPLIQAHLSLPAENRSTLFLEFHNYCPKLDNFFPMMNELRQAADEKGVSTFVFTLIRDPIDFALSFFHFFYTQPCSVFKRCTPQEERSHVWISATEKHLRKLSPTNYQCLLLAYDMRNLWHLKNESATSNRTWNGQVDRRRVVNTEECFRTFPLLSVFDWIGTTDLLSEETLPLLTHMLTGNATLGTLLPKINAASPSKLSRTSLTSETLQYLRNINSLDLRLYEYVQKNFQFESQWDNLPASIQRIRGDSLQVS